The Streptomyces sp. NBC_00569 genomic sequence CGACGACACCCTCGCCGCCGCGCTCGCCACCGGCTGCACCCGCGTCAACCTCGGCACCGCCGCCCTGGAGACCCCGGAGTGGGTCGCCAAGGTCATCGCCGAGCACGGCGACAAGATCGCGGTGGGTCTCGACGTGCGCGGCACCACGCTGCGCGGCCGCGGCTGGACCCGTGACGGCGGCGACCTCTACGAGACGCTCGCGCGCCTCGACTCCGAGGGCTGCGCCCGCTACGTCGTCACCGACATCGCCAAGGACGGCACGCTGCAGGGCCCGAACCTGGAGCTCCTGCGCAACGTGTGCGCCGTGACCGACCGGCCCGTCGTCGCCTCCGGCGGCGTCTCGTCGCTCGACGACCTGCGTGCCATCTCCGAGCTCGTCCCGCTGGGCGTCGAGGGCTCGATCGTCGGCAAGGCGCTGTACGCGAAGGCCTTCACGCTGGAAGAGGCCCTCGCCGCGGTGGCGTCATGATCGACGGCGTACGCAGGGTCGGCTCGGACGGGCCGTGGGAGGAGGCCGTGGGCTACTCGCGCGCGGTCGAACTGCCCAACGGCCTTGTCCTGGTGTCCGGTTGTACGTCCGTGGTCAACGGCGTCATCGACGCGGGAACGCCGTACGAGCAGACGCTCAACGCGTTCCAGGCCGCGTTCGACGCTCTCAAGACCCTCGGGCTCGGGAGTGAACATGTGGTGCGCACCCGTATGTACATCACCCATGCGCGGGATGTGGACGACGTGGGCCGGGCCCACAAGGAGCTGTTCGACACCATCCGCCCCGCCGCATCCATGATCATCGTCTCCGGCTTCATCGACCCGAGCCTGGTCGTCGAGGTCGAGGTGGAGGCGTACCGAGGAGACACACCGTCATGACGCTGGCCGTACGGGTCATCCCCTGCCTGGACGTGGACAACGGCCGGGTCGTCAAGGGCGTCAACTTCCAGAACCTGCGCGACGCGGGCGACCCCGTCGAGATGGCGAAGGTGTACGACGCCGAGGGCGCCGACGAGCTGACGTTCCTCGACATCACGGCGTCCTCCGGCAACCGCGAGACGACCTACGACGTGGTGCGCCGCACCGCCGAACAGGTCTTCATCCCGCTCACCGTCGGCGGCGGTGTCCGCACGGCGGACGACGTGGACAAGCTGCTGCGGGCCGGCGCGGACAAGGTGGGCGTGAACACGGCCGCCATCGCCCGCCCCGAGCTGATCCGCGAGATCGCCGAGCGGTTCGGCCGCCAGGTGCTCGTCCTGTCGGTCGACGCGCGCCGCACTCCGTCCGGCACGTTCGAGGTGACG encodes the following:
- the priA gene encoding bifunctional 1-(5-phosphoribosyl)-5-((5-phosphoribosylamino)methylideneamino)imidazole-4-carboxamide isomerase/phosphoribosylanthranilate isomerase PriA, producing MSRTLELLPAVDVRDGQAVRLVHGESGTETSYGSPLEAALAWQRSGAEWLHLVDLDAAFGTGDNRALIAEVARAMDIKVELSGGIRDDDTLAAALATGCTRVNLGTAALETPEWVAKVIAEHGDKIAVGLDVRGTTLRGRGWTRDGGDLYETLARLDSEGCARYVVTDIAKDGTLQGPNLELLRNVCAVTDRPVVASGGVSSLDDLRAISELVPLGVEGSIVGKALYAKAFTLEEALAAVAS
- a CDS encoding RidA family protein, yielding MIDGVRRVGSDGPWEEAVGYSRAVELPNGLVLVSGCTSVVNGVIDAGTPYEQTLNAFQAAFDALKTLGLGSEHVVRTRMYITHARDVDDVGRAHKELFDTIRPAASMIIVSGFIDPSLVVEVEVEAYRGDTPS
- the hisF gene encoding imidazole glycerol phosphate synthase subunit HisF codes for the protein MTLAVRVIPCLDVDNGRVVKGVNFQNLRDAGDPVEMAKVYDAEGADELTFLDITASSGNRETTYDVVRRTAEQVFIPLTVGGGVRTADDVDKLLRAGADKVGVNTAAIARPELIREIAERFGRQVLVLSVDARRTPSGTFEVTTHGGRKSAGIDAVEWAHEAAELGAGEILLNSMDADGTKDGYDIEMIAAVRKHVTVPVIASGGAGRLEHFPPAIAAGADAVLAASVFHFGDLRIGEVKGTLREAGHPVR